AATAGACTTTTTAATCATAAAGACCCTTACTACAATTTTTTTATTATTATATCGTTTGAAGCTTTAAGAGTACTAACTTTAATTTTGATATAATTTTTCTTTTAAGGAGAAAAATATGATTGAATTAAGTAATTTATATATGTTTATAATTACCTCATTTTTATTATGTATTGCCCCAGGACCTGATAATATTTATGTATTAACACAAGGTATGACAAAATCAAAAAAAGCAGCAATTATTACAACAATAGGGCTTTGTACAGGACTTATTATTCATACAAGTGCAGCAGCTTTTGGTATCTCTATGATTTTTAAGACTTCACAAATAGCTTTTGATATTGTAAAGTATCTAGGAGTAATATATTTACTTTATATTGCATATCAAGTATATAAACATAGAAATGAACCATTAAATCTTGATACAAAAGCTTCAAAGAAAGACTTGAAAGCTTTATATTTTAAAGGTTTTTTAATGAACATTTTAAATCCAAAAGTATCAATATTTTTCTTAGCATTTTTGCCTCAATTTGTAAGTGTTCAAAATGGAAATGTACCTTTACAAATGATTATTTTGGGATTAATTTTCATGGGTTTAACTATTATTTTATTCTCTTTGATAGGAATTGCAGGAAATCTTTTAAGTGAAAAATTATTAAATAATCCAAAAATAGTAAAATATATGAATATCTTAACCTCATTTGTATTAGTAAGTTTAGGGGTAAAACTAGCACTTTCTCAAAGATAGTGACACTTAAGTGATAGCTATCTATCAACATAATTATGGTAAAATAAAAAAATGAAAATATTATTTTTAATTATGATGCCTTTTTTATTGTTAAACTGTAAGGAATTGATTTTACCTATAAAATCTGGAATAGCTTATGATTTACAAAAAGCACTTTTAGGTAAAAAGCTCTTTTTTGATAAAAGATTAAGTAAAGATAATACAATTTCTTGTGCTTCTTGTCATGATCTTGATAATGGTGGAGATGATAATAGAGATTTTTCTATTGGAGTTGATAATAAAAAAGGTAAGATAAACTCTCCTACAGTTTTTAATACACGATATAATTTTACACAATTTTGGGATGGAAGAGCAAAAAACCTAAAAGAACAAGTTAGTGGACCAATACATAACCCAGTAGAAATGGGAACATCGTTAGAAGAAATAATAAAAAAATTACAAAATGACAAATATTATAAAAAACAATTTGCCTTAATATATAAAAATGGTTTTACAAAAGAGAATTTAGTTGATGCAATTTCTGAGTTTGAAAGTGCTTTAGTAACTCCTGATTCAAAATTTGATTTATATCTAAAAGGCGATAAGTCTGCTTTAAATGAAGATGAAATTGAAGGATATAAATTATTTAAAAAAAATGGTTGTATTTCATGTCATAATGGAATAAATATTGGTGGTAATTTATTTCAAAAAATGGGTATTTTAAAAGAGTATAAATCAAAAGTAGGAAACTTAGGAAGGTATGAAGTTACTAAAGATATTGAAGATAAAAGTTATTTTAAAGTTCCAACATTAAGAAATATAAATAAAACATCTCCTTATTTTCATGATGCTTCTGCAAAAACTTTACATGATGCAGTTTCAATAATGATGGAATACCAATTAGGTATGAAAGCAAATAAACAAGAAATAGAAAAAATAATAAAATTTCTAAAAACATTAGATGGAAAAAGACCAGAAATATTGGATAAAAAATGAAAAAAGTTTTAATTATTATATTTATATTTATTTCTCTTATTTTTTCATTGGTTTATACAACTGATCATTCAAACAAGAAAATAGAAGATTTTTTTAAAATGCAAGAAAATATTTCATATTTGATTTCTACAAATAAAAATTTTGATATTTTTATGTCAAGCAGTATTTCTTACAATAATTTTGATGTTATTCAAAAAGATATATTCAAAATAAAAGATATATTATCTCAAATAAAAAAAAGTAATTATTTTGATGAAGAATTATTTACTTTTAATGATGATTTTTTACAAATTAGTGATTTATTTAAGAAAAAGATAAAAACTATTGAAAAACTAAAATCTACTAGTGCTGTTTTAAATAATTCATATAGATATATACAAACAATTTATGAAAAGCTTGATAATAAAGTTTTTAATACAATTTATACACGAATTATAGGCTTAGAGTTTAATAGTGAAATTGATATTAAAAAACTTCAAAATCAAGTAAATAGTTTTAAAGCTAAAGACAATACTGAAAAAATATTTCTTGTTCATGCAAAAAATATTTTGCAATATTTTGAAAAATTCCAAAAACAAAAGCAAGAGATAGAAATTTTAAGATTAAATAAAAAGTTAGATAAGTTTGAAAAAAACTTCAATGACTACTCAAATGTATTCATAGAAGATATAAAAACTGTTTTATGGAGTATTATTATACTTTTATCAAGTAGTTTAGTACTGTTTTTATTTTATTATACAAAAATAGCTTATCAAAAAATTCAATTAAATAGATTTAAACAAGCAGTTGAAAACAGTGATAATATTATTATGACAACTGATTATCATCAAAAAATAAAATATGTAAATGAAAACTTTATTAGACATACTGGATATACCTATAAAGATGTTATTGGTAAAAGAGCTTCTATTTTAAAATCAGGACTTAATAGTAAGAAATTTTATAAAGACTTAAACAAAACTATTTATAGTGGTAAAAGATGGTATGGTGAGTTTGTAAATAAAATAAAAGATGGTAAGTTAAGTTATGAAAAAACCTCTATTTCTCCTATTTTTGATGAAAAAGGTAAAATTATTGAGTTTTTAGCTATTAAACTTGATGTTACAAAAGAAAAAAACATAGAAAAAGAGCTTAAAGAAAAAGAACACTTATTATCACAACAATCAAAAATGATAGCACTTCATGAAATGCTTGATAGTATTGCTCATCAATGGAGACAACCCCTTTCTACTATATCAACAGCAGCAAGTGGAATGAGATTGAATAAAGAGTTTGATTCTTTAGATGATAAAACTTTTTATGAACTGATTGATTCAATAGTTGATAATACATTGTATTTATCAAAAACAATAGATAGTTTTAAAACATTTTTTAAGACAAACCATGAAAATACACTTTTTAATATAAAAAATACTGTTAATAAAGTACTTGATTTGATTGGATATAAATTCAATGAAAATAAAGTAGAGTTTATTTCAAATATTAAAGAGTTAAATATTGAAGGTTTAGAGCATGAACTTATTCAATCTTTAGTAAATCTTTTTAATAATTCTCAAGATGCAATTGCTAAAAATCTTGATAAAGATGATGAAAAATTTATCTTTCTAGATGTTTATGATGATAATGAAAATGTAGTAATAAAAATAAAAGATAATGCTAAAGGTATTGATGATGAAATTATTGATAAAATTTTTGAACCATATTTTACTACAAAACATAAAAGTCAAGGAACAGGTATTGGTTTATATATGACTTATGAAATAATTTCAAAACATTTCTATGGTACAATAGAAGTTAATAATAGCACTTATATGTATAAAGATAAAGAGTACACAGGTGCTTTATTTACAATAACAATACCAAGTAAAAAAGATGATAAAAATAAATAATATAAAAGTTTTATATGTAGAAGATGATGAACTAGCAAGAGAAAATGGGATTGAGTTTTTACAAAACCATTTTGATACTATTTATGAAGCAAGTGATGGTCTTGAAGCACTAAGTTTATATAAAAAATATAATCCTGATATAATAATAACAGATATCCAAATGCCAAAGATTGATGGCTTAGAATTAATTAGTCGCATTAGAAAAGAAGATACAAAAACACAAGCTATTATTACAAGTGCATATAGTACAAAAGAGTATTTACTAAAAGCTGTTGAACTTCATTTAGTAAAGTACTTAATAAAACCAATAAAACATGATGAACTTTTACAATCTTTACAAGATTGTATTGATACTTTAAAAAGTAACAATTCAAATATTATACAAATTTGCGATAATATTAGTTTTGATACTTTTAATAAAACTTTGACAAAAGATAAAGAGCTTGTAAAGTTAAGAGCAAAAGAGATACTACTTTTAGAGCTATTAATAAAAAATCAGAA
The window above is part of the Malaciobacter marinus genome. Proteins encoded here:
- a CDS encoding LysE family translocator, which translates into the protein MIELSNLYMFIITSFLLCIAPGPDNIYVLTQGMTKSKKAAIITTIGLCTGLIIHTSAAAFGISMIFKTSQIAFDIVKYLGVIYLLYIAYQVYKHRNEPLNLDTKASKKDLKALYFKGFLMNILNPKVSIFFLAFLPQFVSVQNGNVPLQMIILGLIFMGLTIILFSLIGIAGNLLSEKLLNNPKIVKYMNILTSFVLVSLGVKLALSQR
- a CDS encoding cytochrome-c peroxidase, yielding MKILFLIMMPFLLLNCKELILPIKSGIAYDLQKALLGKKLFFDKRLSKDNTISCASCHDLDNGGDDNRDFSIGVDNKKGKINSPTVFNTRYNFTQFWDGRAKNLKEQVSGPIHNPVEMGTSLEEIIKKLQNDKYYKKQFALIYKNGFTKENLVDAISEFESALVTPDSKFDLYLKGDKSALNEDEIEGYKLFKKNGCISCHNGINIGGNLFQKMGILKEYKSKVGNLGRYEVTKDIEDKSYFKVPTLRNINKTSPYFHDASAKTLHDAVSIMMEYQLGMKANKQEIEKIIKFLKTLDGKRPEILDKK
- a CDS encoding PAS domain-containing sensor histidine kinase — protein: MKKVLIIIFIFISLIFSLVYTTDHSNKKIEDFFKMQENISYLISTNKNFDIFMSSSISYNNFDVIQKDIFKIKDILSQIKKSNYFDEELFTFNDDFLQISDLFKKKIKTIEKLKSTSAVLNNSYRYIQTIYEKLDNKVFNTIYTRIIGLEFNSEIDIKKLQNQVNSFKAKDNTEKIFLVHAKNILQYFEKFQKQKQEIEILRLNKKLDKFEKNFNDYSNVFIEDIKTVLWSIIILLSSSLVLFLFYYTKIAYQKIQLNRFKQAVENSDNIIMTTDYHQKIKYVNENFIRHTGYTYKDVIGKRASILKSGLNSKKFYKDLNKTIYSGKRWYGEFVNKIKDGKLSYEKTSISPIFDEKGKIIEFLAIKLDVTKEKNIEKELKEKEHLLSQQSKMIALHEMLDSIAHQWRQPLSTISTAASGMRLNKEFDSLDDKTFYELIDSIVDNTLYLSKTIDSFKTFFKTNHENTLFNIKNTVNKVLDLIGYKFNENKVEFISNIKELNIEGLEHELIQSLVNLFNNSQDAIAKNLDKDDEKFIFLDVYDDNENVVIKIKDNAKGIDDEIIDKIFEPYFTTKHKSQGTGIGLYMTYEIISKHFYGTIEVNNSTYMYKDKEYTGALFTITIPSKKDDKNK
- a CDS encoding response regulator encodes the protein MIKINNIKVLYVEDDELARENGIEFLQNHFDTIYEASDGLEALSLYKKYNPDIIITDIQMPKIDGLELISRIRKEDTKTQAIITSAYSTKEYLLKAVELHLVKYLIKPIKHDELLQSLQDCIDTLKSNNSNIIQICDNISFDTFNKTLTKDKELVKLRAKEILLLELLIKNQNRYVTYQEIENYVWADDVMSKDALKTLVRRLKAHFCCNSISNLSGVGYKIDV